In Chryseobacterium oranimense, a single window of DNA contains:
- a CDS encoding DUF2059 domain-containing protein, with the protein MKRLITILSLFIGTFAFSQASEAKARELVKIMRADKLAISGMQSQIQEIKKTSPEISDEFVSEFISEITPEKIIEVYAPIYVKYYTDKEMDELIKFYKSPLGQKGISLVPSIMKESIEAGGKLGRETAIKVKEKLDKKAGYQSPPPPMPEKTENK; encoded by the coding sequence ATGAAAAGACTGATCACTATTTTAAGCCTTTTTATCGGAACCTTTGCCTTCTCTCAGGCTTCCGAAGCTAAAGCCCGGGAGCTTGTTAAAATTATGAGAGCGGATAAACTGGCTATTTCTGGAATGCAGTCGCAGATTCAGGAGATTAAAAAAACTTCTCCTGAAATTTCAGATGAATTTGTAAGTGAATTTATTTCAGAAATTACACCCGAAAAGATAATTGAGGTCTATGCTCCCATTTATGTCAAATATTATACAGACAAGGAAATGGATGAGCTTATAAAATTTTATAAATCTCCTTTGGGACAAAAGGGGATTTCACTTGTACCATCCATTATGAAGGAAAGTATAGAAGCAGGAGGCAAGCTAGGCAGGGAAACAGCCATCAAGGTGAAAGAAAAACTTGATAAGAAAGCAGGTTACCAAAGTCCGCCACCACCTATGCCGGAAAAAACGGAAAACAAATAA
- a CDS encoding GNAT family N-acetyltransferase: MITSRTDSSNTDFQDLVKLLDADLAVRDGKDHEFYHQFNSIDALKNCVVAYSEDKAVGCGAFKPFSEDTVEIKRMYTNEEMRGKGFASKILNELEIWAKEEGFSKCVLETGVMQPEAIGLYEKNGYYRIPNYGQYIGIDNSVCFEKLL; encoded by the coding sequence ATGATCACTAGTAGAACCGATTCTTCCAATACAGACTTTCAGGATTTAGTAAAACTTCTGGACGCCGATCTGGCTGTCCGTGATGGAAAAGACCACGAATTTTACCACCAGTTTAACTCAATTGATGCACTAAAAAACTGTGTGGTAGCTTATTCTGAAGATAAAGCTGTTGGTTGTGGTGCATTTAAACCTTTTTCCGAGGATACGGTAGAGATCAAAAGAATGTATACCAATGAGGAAATGAGAGGGAAGGGATTTGCATCGAAAATATTAAATGAACTGGAGATCTGGGCCAAAGAAGAAGGGTTTAGCAAATGTGTTCTGGAAACAGGAGTCATGCAGCCGGAAGCTATTGGTCTGTATGAAAAAAACGGATATTACAGAATTCCTAATTATGGGCAATATATTGGTATTGACAATAGTGTTTGCTTTGAGAAATTACTGTAA